The DNA sequence GTCGGCAGTTCGCCCGAAGTGCTGGTGCGGGTCGAGGACAACCTGGTCACCGTTCGCCCGATTGCCGGTACCCGCCCGCGTGGTGCCACCGAAGAGGCCGACCGCGCGTTGGAAGACGATCTGCTGTCGGATGACAAGGAGATCGCCGAGCACCTGATGCTGATCGACCTGGGCCGCAACGATGTCGGCCGTGTGTCTTCCACCGGTAGCGTGCGCCTGACCGAGAAGATGGTGATCGAGCGCTATTCCAATGTGATGCACATCGTGTCCAACGTCACCGGCCAGCTGCGTGAAGGGCTGACGGCGATGGATGCGCTGCGGGCTATCCTGCCGGCCGGTACGCTTTCCGGGGCGCCGAAGATTCGCGCGATGGAGATCATCGACGAACTGGAGCCGGTCAAGCGCGGGGTCTACGGCGGGGCGGTCGGTTACTTTGCCTGGAATGGCAACATGGATACCGCGATTGCCATCCGTACCGCTGTGATCAAGGACGGCGAGCTGCATGTGCAGGCTGGTGGCGGCATCGTTGCCGACTCGGTGCCAGCGCTGGAGTGGGAAGAAACCATCAACAAGCGCCGGGCGATGTTCCGTGCGGTGGCGTTGGCAGAGCAGACCTCGGCCAAGTAGCTCTGGCCCCAGGGGCTGCCGTGCAGCCCTTTCGCGACACAAGGCCGCCCCTACCGGCGATCACGTTTCCTTCGGGTCACGCGTCCCCTGTAGGAGCGGCCTTGTGTCGCGATGGGCCGCAAGGCGGCCCCGGCAATCTAGAAGTCGATACTAACCCCCAGGCTAACCCCCTGTTGCGTCAGCTCATCACTCTTGCGCCAGTTGTAGTTCCCACGCAGGTGCACCCCCGCTACCACCTCATGGCTCACCCCAAGGCTGGCCCGGGTCAGGTCGCTGTGTGGCGTATACCCGGTCAGGGTGAAGTCATTCGCCGGCAGACTGGTCAGGTGCATCGTCACATCCTGCTGGTCATCTTCAAACTCATGCTCCTGTGCCAACTCGGCGAACAGCCGGGTGCCTGATGAAACCTGCACGCTGCCCAGCAACCCCACGCCCAGCCGACGTGACGTGCGCTCCTGATCATCGAAGCCCAGCGCCGTCGAGCGCCCGCTCTTCTCGTCATAGCCATCCACCTTTACCCGCGCATAGTCGGCGCTGATGAACGGCGCCAGCTGCCAGCTGCTGCTCTCGGCTGCGAGGTTGTAGCCCAGTCGCCCCGACATCGCCCAGGCCTCGCCGTCGGTATCACCCTTTTCGCTGCGGTCGTTCACGCCAAGGGCGAAGGTACGCTTCAGATCGCTGTAGTCCAGGTGCCCGGCAGTCAGCGCAGCATCGGCCCACCAGCGGTCCTGGCGGTATTGGGCGAAGGCGCTGGCCAGGTAGCTGTCCAGCTTGTAGTCCGAGTCCTGTTCGCCGGCTTCCAGCTTCTGCCGATACACGCCGCCGGCCAGGCCCAGGCGCCAGGCGTCGTTCAACCGATAGCTGCCGCCCAGCGTCAGGTTGTAGCCGCGGCCATCTCCGCTGGCCGCGCTGCTTTGCTCATCGAAGTCCAGGTCCTGGGCACCGGTGGAGACGAAGGCCTGCCATTGGCCAACCGCCTGCCAGGGCGTCTGCCACTGGTTGCGCAGTTCGTCCTGGTGGGCGCGCAGGCTAGCGTGGGCCATTTCCGGTAGCAGGGTCAGCTCCCAGGGGGCTGCGAGGATCGAATAGGCGTAGTCGGCAATCAGTTGCTGACCGGCGATGGTCGGGTGCACCGAGTCGTTGAACAGCAGCTTGGTAGGGTCTGGCGCGCTGCCATTGATGCCATACACCGGGTTCTCCACGCAGCCTTCGCCGCTGTAGCAGGTGCCGACCAGGTTCTGGCCACTGGCCAGGCCATACTGGCTGGGATCAGCCAGCGCTTCGCTCAGCAGCACGGGAATGTTGAGCGGAATGATTTCGGCATCGATCTGCCCCAGCTGGCCGAGCAACGCCTGGTTGAACGCGCCAGACAGCAGCGACAGCTGGTTTTGCTCGGGCGTGCCACTGAAGTTGGGGGTTTGACCGAGGTCGGGTAGCAGCCAGACCATGATGTAGCGGGCGCCACCTTGTTGCAGGGCCTGGGCGCTGGCGGCCAGGCGGGCACCGGCGGCCACCGCGTCGGTGGGGCTGCTGATCAACCCTTGCAGGAAATCATTGCCGCCGCCGGTCAGGTAGTACAGCGCGTTGGGGTCGGCGCGCAGGCCATTGGCCAGGTAGCCCGGTCTGTCACGCAGGACCAGCCCGGCACCGGGGCGCCCGGGCGGGATGACGACCTCGGACGTGGTGGTGATCGAATCCAGGATCTGTTGGGTGGTGTAGCCGCCTACCGCCCAATTGTTGCCGTCAGGCAGCCCGAGGGCCGGGTTGACCGGCGAAGTGGAGGGGCCAAGCTCTGCCGGGTTAACGCCCAGGCGCCCACCCAGGATCATGG is a window from the Pseudomonas anuradhapurensis genome containing:
- the estP gene encoding esterase EstP, yielding MRKAAFVRFTVASLALACSQAFAAPSPYSSMIVFGDSLSDSGQFGGIRFTNRDANGNYAPVSPMILGGRLGVNPAELGPSTSPVNPALGLPDGNNWAVGGYTTQQILDSITTTSEVVIPPGRPGAGLVLRDRPGYLANGLRADPNALYYLTGGGNDFLQGLISSPTDAVAAGARLAASAQALQQGGARYIMVWLLPDLGQTPNFSGTPEQNQLSLLSGAFNQALLGQLGQIDAEIIPLNIPVLLSEALADPSQYGLASGQNLVGTCYSGEGCVENPVYGINGSAPDPTKLLFNDSVHPTIAGQQLIADYAYSILAAPWELTLLPEMAHASLRAHQDELRNQWQTPWQAVGQWQAFVSTGAQDLDFDEQSSAASGDGRGYNLTLGGSYRLNDAWRLGLAGGVYRQKLEAGEQDSDYKLDSYLASAFAQYRQDRWWADAALTAGHLDYSDLKRTFALGVNDRSEKGDTDGEAWAMSGRLGYNLAAESSSWQLAPFISADYARVKVDGYDEKSGRSTALGFDDQERTSRRLGVGLLGSVQVSSGTRLFAELAQEHEFEDDQQDVTMHLTSLPANDFTLTGYTPHSDLTRASLGVSHEVVAGVHLRGNYNWRKSDELTQQGVSLGVSIDF